A region of Hydrogenimonas cancrithermarum DNA encodes the following proteins:
- a CDS encoding YcbK family protein: MKKTTRRDFLKKSAGALALCAFPNIILANGATKKLEKKVTLYNIHTGELAKATYWADGRYIAEEIESLNRLLRDFRTGETHAMDLALFDLLYDLSCRFDHCRKPFHVISGYRSAKTNETLRRRTNGVAKRSLHMQGKAIDINLPGAHLNDLRLAARHLKRGGVGYYPKSGFIHVDTGRVRYW, translated from the coding sequence ATGAAGAAAACGACACGCAGGGATTTTCTGAAAAAAAGTGCAGGTGCACTGGCACTCTGTGCTTTTCCAAATATCATTTTGGCTAACGGTGCAACCAAAAAACTCGAGAAAAAGGTGACGCTCTACAACATTCACACGGGAGAGCTGGCAAAGGCGACCTACTGGGCGGATGGGCGATACATCGCCGAAGAGATCGAATCGCTCAACCGGCTGCTGCGTGATTTCCGCACCGGAGAGACGCATGCCATGGACCTTGCCCTCTTCGATCTTCTTTATGATCTCAGCTGCCGGTTCGACCATTGCCGAAAACCTTTTCATGTCATCTCGGGATACCGCTCCGCGAAAACCAACGAAACACTTCGAAGACGTACGAACGGCGTCGCCAAACGGAGTCTTCACATGCAGGGAAAGGCGATCGATATCAATCTTCCGGGTGCGCATCTGAACGACCTGAGGCTTGCCGCCCGCCATCTGAAACGCGGGGGCGTCGGATACTACCCGAAATCGGGCTTCATCCATGTCGATACTGGCCGCGTGCGCTACTGGTAA
- a CDS encoding L,D-transpeptidase family protein yields the protein MSLCRTLASLLLLGGICLFAGSGSKWIGEGYEKLDPYAVYPGQIGIDKREANLSSNGENILLQRLENALSKYENIAFDGGWPVIPDNFPILKTGDLHDAVPAIRSRLCVTGDYNCSLDANRTFDRELADAVRRFQLRHALKADGIVGPDTLEAMNVPVQKRVETIKINIVRLRWLTTGSHDFIAANIPTFTLALYRDNRCVLSMKTVVGRKERATPMISDTLTYAVLNPYWRAPKTIVAEDILPKLKAGRFDYLESIGIVVTQRADGNDSIDMRSIDWHRYDNADIPYIFLQKPGEKNYLGFVKFMFPNEFDVYIHDTPDDYLFRYDNRAKSSGCIRVEKPIELFHALYENGTGVWRYKRIVEELLKKEEKLVGLPRPLPIYILYMTAFVDEAGEIHFVKDIYGYDRRMVEYMNGD from the coding sequence ATGTCCCTTTGCCGAACGCTTGCCTCTTTGCTTCTTTTAGGTGGCATCTGCCTGTTTGCCGGGAGCGGATCGAAATGGATCGGCGAAGGTTACGAAAAACTCGACCCATATGCCGTCTACCCTGGACAGATCGGCATCGACAAACGTGAAGCCAATCTCTCTTCGAATGGAGAGAACATTCTGCTTCAGCGTCTTGAAAATGCCCTTTCGAAGTATGAAAATATCGCATTCGATGGTGGCTGGCCCGTCATTCCCGACAATTTTCCGATCCTGAAAACGGGCGACCTGCACGATGCGGTCCCTGCCATAAGATCGCGCCTCTGTGTCACCGGCGACTATAACTGTTCGCTTGATGCGAACCGAACCTTCGACAGGGAACTTGCCGATGCAGTGCGCCGTTTTCAGCTCCGCCACGCTCTCAAAGCCGACGGGATCGTCGGGCCCGATACCCTCGAAGCCATGAATGTCCCGGTACAAAAAAGAGTCGAAACGATCAAAATCAATATCGTTCGGCTTCGCTGGCTGACGACTGGCAGCCATGACTTCATCGCTGCGAACATTCCAACCTTTACACTGGCGCTCTATCGTGATAACAGGTGTGTGCTTTCGATGAAAACGGTGGTCGGACGGAAAGAGAGGGCCACCCCGATGATTTCGGATACGCTGACCTATGCGGTGCTCAACCCATACTGGCGAGCACCGAAAACCATTGTCGCGGAAGATATTCTTCCCAAGCTGAAAGCGGGCCGGTTCGACTATTTGGAGAGTATCGGTATCGTCGTGACCCAGCGTGCCGACGGCAACGACTCGATCGATATGAGAAGTATCGACTGGCATCGTTACGATAACGCGGATATCCCCTATATCTTTTTGCAGAAACCGGGAGAGAAAAACTATCTGGGATTCGTCAAGTTCATGTTCCCCAACGAATTCGACGTCTATATCCACGATACGCCGGACGACTATCTTTTCCGATACGACAACCGGGCGAAAAGCTCGGGATGCATTCGCGTAGAAAAACCGATAGAGCTCTTTCACGCACTTTACGAGAATGGTACGGGCGTATGGCGTTACAAGAGGATCGTCGAAGAACTTCTGAAAAAAGAGGAGAAACTCGTCGGATTGCCACGACCGTTGCCGATATATATCCTCTACATGACGGCTTTCGTGGATGAAGCGGGCGAGATTCACTTCGTAAAAGATATCTACGGGTATGACCGTCGAATGGTCGAATATATGAACGGAGATTAA